CTCCAAAACTGAAGTGCCTGTGAGGATGCGGGTCGCTATACCTTGGATACTATGGGAGATTTGGAAGGCACGTAACTCTATTGTTTTCACAAGTCGGGTACAGGATCCTCATGTCCTTATTGCCGGAGCTGTGGCAGATGCAGAGGAGTGGTTAAACCAGAACAGACTGCAAATCTTGGAACAAACTCATGGTGTGGGGGAAGGACGGGCTCTGCCTCTTTCCAAGAGTTGGACTAGACCGTCTGTTGGGACTCTGAAATGCAACTTATGTGCATCTTGGGTCAATAGTTGTTTCTTTGCTGGTGGAGCCTGGATCCTTAGGAATCATGCTGGTGATGTTCTGTTTCATTCTCGACACGCGTTTCTACCAACAGTGAACCGTATAGCTGCAACTCGGAAAGTCTGCGGGACTTACGTATACTCTCGTGTGAAGTGTGGACAGATTGTGGGGCAGTTACGCAAGCTCTTGAGAGACCTCAGGATTGGCCTAAGTATCGGTCTAGTCTCTACAAGATTAATCAGGTCATCAAGCAAATGCAGGTTGTCTCGATTCATTTAGCGACTCCGAAATCGAATGGTGTAGCACGGTCAATTGCGAAGAGTGTTACTCGCAACGGCAGGCTGAATACTTACTTAGCTCTGGGAGGCCCCGCTTGGTTACACGACCAGATTGTACGAGAGAGCCATAGTTAGCTCCTCCCATGTCGTCTACTTTAATCTCTGCTTTCTCCCTTCTTTGTATTTTCCTTTGCAAacctttttccttcttttgaaTTAAagacgattaaaaaaaaaaaaaacctttttttatagcaattttatttatgtatatgtgaATGTACCTAAAATAAATAACcgataactatttttttatttataactcACCTAGCTGAATcaattttgtaaactttttttaattgtaaattgtATTATACCATCAGATACAGTCAATTGTTTCTCTTAAATTTCATATCagcaaaatttaatttaatttattttgtttgtcacATTTTTTCACACACAGCCAATGAGAGAGCCTttttcatcatcgtcttctcgATAAAATAGATCTGCTCACCGTTTTCTCCGccatagccaaaaaaaaaaaaagggaaagagaagttttgaaatcgaagaagaagatgaacggTAACCGAGCAGAAGCCGAGCGTCTTCTAGGAATCGCAGAGAAGCTTCTGGAGTCACGAGATCTGAACGGTTCAAAAGAGTTTGCAATCTTAGCTCAAGAGACAGAGCCTCTCTTAGAAGGCACCGATCAAATACTCGCCGTCGTCGACGTCTTGCTCTCATCCGCGTCACAGAATCTCGTCAAAAACCAACCGAACTGGTACGAGATCCTCCAGATCGAAGATCCAGAACAATCTTCAACAGACAACGATCTAATCAAGAAACAATACCGCCGTCTCGCTCTTCTCCTCCACCCTGACAAAAACCGTTTCCCATTCGCCGATCAAGCTTTCAAATTCGTGCTCGATGCATGGGAAGTCCTGTCAACACCTTCAAAGAAATCTCAATTCGATCGGGATTTGAATCTCATCTTCACCAAAGTAGATCTCAATcaggggaggaagaagaaaacaacaatcaatGAGAAGATGGCTACGTTTTGGACGGCGTGTCCGTACTGTTACAGTCTCCATGAGTATCCTAGGGTTTATCAAGAGTACTGTATCAGATGCCAAAACTGCCAAAGAGCGTTTCACGCCGCGAGTATCCCTCAGCTGCCTCCGTTGATTCCTGGGAAAGATGAGTATTATTGTTGTTGGGGTTTTTTNNNNNNNNNNNNNNNNNNNNNNNNNNNNNNNNNNNNNNNNNNNNNNNNNNNNNNNNNNNNNNNNNNNNNNNNNNNNNNNNNNNNNNNNNNNNNNNNNNNNNNNNNNNNNNNNNNNNNNNNNNNNNNNNNNNNNNNNNNNNNNNNNNNNNNNNNNNNNNNNNNNNNNNNNNNNNNNNNNNNNNNNNNNNNNNNNNNNNNNNNNNNNNNNNNNNNNNNNNNNNNNNNNNNNNNNNNNNNNNNNNNNNNNNNNNNNNNNNNNNNNNNNNNNNNNNNNNNNNNNNNNNNNNNNNNNNNNNNNNNNNNNNNNNNNNNNNNNNNNNNNNNNNNNNNNNNNNNNNNNNNNNNNNNNNNNNNNNNNNNNNNNNNNNNNNNNNNNNNNNNNNNNNNNNNNNNNNNNNNNNNNNNNNNNNNNNNNNNNNNNNNNNNNNNNNNNNNNNNNNNNNNNNNNNNNNNNNNNNNNNNNNNNNNNNNNNNNNNNNNNNNNNNNNNNNNNNNNNNNNNNNNNNNNNNNNNNNNNNNNNNNNNNNNNNNNNNNNNNNNNNNNNNNNNNNNNNNNNNNNNNNNNNNNNNNNNNNNNNNNNNNNNNNNNNNNNNNNNNNNNNNNNNNNNNNNNNNNNNNNNNNNNNNNNNNNNNNNNNNNNNNNNNNNNNNNNNNNNNNNNNNNNNNNNNNNNNNNNNNNNNNNNNNNNNNN
The sequence above is drawn from the Camelina sativa cultivar DH55 chromosome 4, Cs, whole genome shotgun sequence genome and encodes:
- the LOC109132644 gene encoding dnaJ homolog subfamily B member 14-like, with translation MNGNRAEAERLLGIAEKLLESRDLNGSKEFAILAQETEPLLEGTDQILAVVDVLLSSASQNLVKNQPNWYEILQIEDPEQSSTDNDLIKKQYRRLALLLHPDKNRFPFADQAFKFVLDAWEVLSTPSKKSQFDRDLNLIFTKVDLNQGRKKKTTINEKMATFWTACPYCYSLHEYPRVYQEYCIRCQNCQRAFHAASIPQLPPLIPGKDEYYCCWGFFSHGIYWW